The genome window TGGGTACTACCCTGGGGGTCATTGCGGGCTACTTCTCGGGCCGACCCCTGCGCTTTTATGTGGGGCCTCTGGCTAAAGTGGCCGATGGTTGGAACCCGTGGCCCTTTGCGGTGTGGCGGATAGTCTCATGGTTCCTCCTGTACGGCTTACTGTTTCTGGCTGCCGATCTGGCTTGGACGCTGTCGGGTGCGAACATTCAAGCCCTGTTTGCGGGCACCGCCACCTTTAACAATGTGCTTTCGTTGCTGGGCTTGATTCTTATGTGGGGCTTGGTGCTGCTCGTTGGGGGCTGGGGTCTGTTTGGTCAGGGCAAGATCGACCTGGACGTGGTCATCTCGCGTTTTATGGACTTTATGCTGACCATTCCCGAGCTGCCCCTATTGTTGGTGCTCTCGGCGCTCTTGCGGGATACCCAGGGGGTGGTAGGTCAGTGGGCGCAGGGTGTGTTTGGGGAATCGGCTTCAGTGTTCATTATCATTACCATCATCGTGCTGTTTGGTTGGATCGGAACAGGACGTCTGATTCGGGGGGCGGTGCTGAGCCTGCGAGAACAGGACTTCACTACCGCGGCCCAGGCCCTGGGGGCTGGGGAGGCCCGTATCATGTTCCGACACCTGGTGCCCAATACCCTGGCGCCGCTGATTGTAAACGCTACCCTGGCAATCGGGGGGGCTATTCTGACCGAAGCCGCGCTTTCGTTCCTGGGGTTTGGAATTCAACCGCCCGTAGCGACCTGGGGTAACATGCTCACCAAGGCCCAGGAGTACATCTTTACTGCACCCTGGCTGGCCCTGGCGCCGGGCTTCATGATCTTCCTGACGGTACTGGCCTTCAACTACCTGGGTGATGGGCTGCGGGACGCCCTCGACCCGCGCAGCCGCCTCTAAGACTACGCACGTGAAATCGGCAGGGTAAGGCAGCCCTGCCGATTTTTTGTTTTTGGATCGAATCATGCCCTGAAGAGCGGTATTGTAGGGGAATGCGTGCTCTGGCTATTGGTTTGCTGGTTTTACTGCAGTTTGCGTTTGCTCAGGAGAATAGCGAGTTTCGGGTTGCGTGGAACTGCACGGTTCCAGACGAAAAGGTGGTCTGCCTGCGGCCCTCCGGGCTTGTGCAGTGGGGGCTTAGCTACTCGATTCAGTCGGGGTCAAGCGATATGGGGCTGGCCCTGGGTACGCGTCTGCAAGCCCAGACCCAGCGGGAGGGCGTACACTATCAGGCCGAGTTTGGCCTGTGGTACGAGGCGGCGCTGCAGTGGGGCCTCCTCGAGGCTTTTGTTGAGCAGGATTTGGGTATGTTTTGGCTCAGCCTGGGCAAGCGCCGCGATTACAGCGGCCCCTGGGACGACACCCTGATGGGGCGGGACGGACGCTGGGGGGTGTTTACCCGCTACAACCCTGGCGAGCTACCCTGGCTGGGCCTCGAGCTGGCCTACCTGCCCAACGCGGGGTGGGCTGGGGGACAGGGTTTTGTGGGGGGTAGGGCGGATATTTTCCAGGTGGGTACATTTGTTGAAGTTGTGCAGGTACCCAATGCCCTGGGAGAACCGGGGCCCTCCATCCAACTTGTTCCCCGGCTGGGGCTGCTGGGTCAGGAGGTGGAGATCTTCTGGCAGTGGGATTGGGGTTTTTGGGGTAGGTTTTCCCTGCCGCTCCCCTTGGGCCAGGCGCTGGCCCTGGTGTTGCAATGCCCATGCGAGGCCGAGACCCAGGCCCAGGTGGAAGCCCTGGATAAAAGCCGGCTGGAAGGGCTCTTGTGGTGGAACCCGGAGTGGGACTACTTGGGTGAGAGCAGCCCCTATCTGCCCGAGGATCGCCTCAGGGCCTGGTTGCAGGAACCGCGCAAACTGCTGGTGGGGCTTGCGTATAGCTGGAACGACCAGCTTCGGCTGGGGGTAGATCTGTCCAGGGCCCCGGTGGAGGCAGTACGGATCTATGGGCAGCTCTACTGGCGGTAGGGCTGGTAGCCAGCCCGCACAAAATACAGGCCCTGGGCGGGCGCGGTGGGGCCAGCGTCCTTGCGTGTGCCGTTTGCGAGCAGGTTCTGGATGCTGCTCGAGTCCCGTTTGCCCAGCCCAATCTCTACCAGGGTGCCTACCATGCTGCGCACCTGGCCGCGCAAAAAGCCCGAACCCACGAACTCGAGCCAGACTTCCCGCCCCCCCTCGGTGGGCCAGACCTCGAGGTGGGCACGGTAGATTTCGCGCACCGTAGAACGCTCTTCCTTTACGGCAAAAGCCCTGAAGTCGTGGGTGCCTACCAGAAATTCCAGCGCATGGCGCATGGGAATCAGGTTGAGCGAGTGCGGAATCCACCAGACCCGGTGGCGGTCTAAGGCCGGGGGCATGCGGCGCTGCAGGATGCGGTAGCGGTACTCACGCCAGTAGCAGCTTTTGCGGGCATGAAAATCCGGTGCGACTTCCTGGGCTGCGATGGCCCGGATATCCGTAGGCAACAAGCTGTTGAGGGCGTAAGGGATTTTTTCGGTGGGGATGCTGTCCAGGGTATCGTAATGCACCGGCATGGCAATCGCATGCACACCGGCGTCGGTGCGGCCACAGGGCCATATTTTGGGCCTTGCGCCGGGAATTTTGCTAAGGGCGGCCTCGAGTTCCTGCTGCACCGTGCGTTCGCCCTGGGCCTGGGTTTGCAGGCCGGCGAAGCCGGTGCCGTCGTACTCGAGGGTGAGCAGGATGCGCCTGCGTGGGGGGTTGGGTAGCTCGAGGTCTTCCAAAGCGATTGACATTGTATCGGCAACGCTTCATGGACGTTCTACCTACCCCGCCCCACCACCACGGCCTTGGCCCGTACCAGCACCCGCACCTTATCGCCGGGGTGGAAGGGGCTTTCGGGGCTTTCCTGCACGATTAGCTCGCGGCTGCCAAGCTGGATGCGGTAGGTCATGTCGTGGCCCTTGAACTCTCGGGCCAGCACGGTGCCCTCGATCTGCTTGCCATCGATGCCCAGATGCCCCAACGGCATGGCCAGGCCCAGGCCCTCGGGCCGCAGGGAGAGCAGCACCGCGCCCTGGGCCTCCTCCGTGAGCAGGATCCGCCCCAGCGGGGTCTCGGCCTCGAGGCCCCTGGCTTCACCCGGAATCAGGTTGGTGCGCCCTAGAAACTGGGCCACGAAGGGGGTGCGGGGGTGGTGATAGACCTCTTCGGGGGTACCCACCTGCTCGAGCTGCCCGCTGCGCA of Meiothermus sp. contains these proteins:
- a CDS encoding ABC transporter permease codes for the protein MAAVATASKPKSQSTWALAWRRFRKHNAAMFSLGVVIALVLMAIFAPWIAPYSPTAQPTGENLADFYFLGPTREHWLGTDELGRDVLSRIIYGARISLLVGFVAAFAAALLGTTLGVIAGYFSGRPLRFYVGPLAKVADGWNPWPFAVWRIVSWFLLYGLLFLAADLAWTLSGANIQALFAGTATFNNVLSLLGLILMWGLVLLVGGWGLFGQGKIDLDVVISRFMDFMLTIPELPLLLVLSALLRDTQGVVGQWAQGVFGESASVFIIITIIVLFGWIGTGRLIRGAVLSLREQDFTTAAQALGAGEARIMFRHLVPNTLAPLIVNATLAIGGAILTEAALSFLGFGIQPPVATWGNMLTKAQEYIFTAPWLALAPGFMIFLTVLAFNYLGDGLRDALDPRSRL
- the truA gene encoding tRNA pseudouridine(38-40) synthase TruA, yielding MSIALEDLELPNPPRRRILLTLEYDGTGFAGLQTQAQGERTVQQELEAALSKIPGARPKIWPCGRTDAGVHAIAMPVHYDTLDSIPTEKIPYALNSLLPTDIRAIAAQEVAPDFHARKSCYWREYRYRILQRRMPPALDRHRVWWIPHSLNLIPMRHALEFLVGTHDFRAFAVKEERSTVREIYRAHLEVWPTEGGREVWLEFVGSGFLRGQVRSMVGTLVEIGLGKRDSSSIQNLLANGTRKDAGPTAPAQGLYFVRAGYQPYRQ